Genomic segment of Tachysurus fulvidraco isolate hzauxx_2018 chromosome 22, HZAU_PFXX_2.0, whole genome shotgun sequence:
TAGCACATCAAAGTTTCTGCTTAAATTTTgtctattatttaaaaagatagCTAGCTAAAAATAATAGCAAAAAAAGCTTCCGCTCATTTAGCAAGTGCACTAGATTAGTGCAGTCAAATGTTTCTGGAATGTTCCGAACCTTACTGATGGCATATAAATGAGATACAAAGATCCATACCACAAATAAAGGAGTCATATAACAGAGAATTAAGTAAACAACCGAATGATAAAAATAGCTATGTTTAGGTAAACATGTAGCGTGATTTGAATGTGTGAATTCACGATGTTTAGAATACTAAAGATGCGTTTCTAGAGTCAGACTGTTAATATTATAGCTCATTAGAATAAATCATAAATTGAAGACGTTTGGTAATGAACTTCGCTGACCTGGTCACTTTAGGTCATTACTGCTTCATACAAACATGGCAGAAGCTGTAGACATTGGCCAGGAAATGTTAGGTTCTAGTTCCAGTccaacctccagggttggggctcgattcccgcctccgccttgtgtgtgtggagtttgcatgttctccccgtgcctcgggggtttcctccgggtactccggtttcctcccccggtccaaagacatgcatggtaggttgattggcatctctggtaaattgtctgtagtgtgtgagtgtgtgagtgactgaccACAATTTTCATCAACAGAGTGACGGGATAGAAAACACAGGTCTTGCTTCGACTCCAATAGTAGTGTAACATGCAGCATACACTAGATATAATGCTTCAGGTTTAAATCCAAAAGCAGATCCGGACAGAAATATTCATGTTGATCagtaaatataaagaataatcagaaaaaataacacaacaacacaaacaaggaTGTTAATGATGTAAAGATATCTGGCCCAAATATCAACTGATGTATTCAAATTACACTATCAGAATAGAAAACTTAAGTGAAGGGCTTTTAAAGGTGACCTGATTAAACACTGGACCTCATTAGGGGAAAGTCAACCTACCAAACAAGCCTTCCAAAAAATTCCCTTCCAAAAGCACTGCCTTTCTTTCTATTATGCATTTTTGGCCCACAGATATAGCAATAAGAGTACATGGTAACAGCAAGGACACTCTCGCCATGAGGAACGAGTAGCCAAGCCATAGACTGCTCCGGCCGATCGGACAGCCGGGCACGCTGATGTTCTGGCTGTGGATGGCCAACTGCTGGACCCGGAGCTTCTTACACCACACAGCAGCTGATGTATCCATAAATTGCTCTATACGATACAAGAATTATGGGAAAAGGGTTATTGGTGCTCAGCCATTAGGATTTGCCATTGTCACAGCGAGAGAAGGGTGAGCACAGTGCCAAAAACTGGCCCTGAAAAACCTGGCTCTCCATCGGGCCCCGGGGGGCCTAGAAAAGTGAATATGGAAAAAGAGCTCCTCTTaacttacagaaatatttagcATAAACGTGTAAATCTGGACCAATGGTTTGGAGtcaaaatgatataaaaactTATTCACTTTAACTTGTGTTTCACTTCTTCACCATTAATGACCACAGAAGTAATAAGGAGTCAATCCTTTAagccagtggtccccaacctttttttcgccgcggaccggttaatgtttgatcattttaccgtggcccgctgggggtggggttggcggctatacaattaaattaaaattaataattttaatttaattgtatttaaacacgcctttttaactcactacaacgctaaatcaatgagaaccctgagcttgtttctttacaacgagacggttccatctggggtaataggagacaatgacacccgaagtgtgttgcttatgtccagattattccgttgttttgttttggttgccgtcactgcagaaatccccgcttcacacagatagcatgtcagaaatggcaatagggatttaagtgctgtggtgacaatctcagggtattccgccatgactttaatccagaacaccggcagagtttctaactttttaacgacgtctgtttcgtactcatttttacaaatttgtgggagaaagtaccggtgaacagagagaacagcgatacacaccttctctctccaccaaagctacaacgccactgcttgcagccgctcagctccagacgtcacctaaacccggcccgatatcacgatattttgcgcatgcgcggtattggtgcggctttaggtgacgtctctcagctcccggttaacctctcgtccatggaatgTCGCACAAACccaagagaaatacaccacagtaaataaaatggaaataatttaatgttccttgggcggcccggtaccatttggtccacggaccgatACCGGTCCGcagcccgggggttggggaccacagCTTTAAGatgacaagaagaaaaaaagacttAGATTGCAAGGAAAAATGCTAAAAACATGAGgacaacaataacaaataaaatgaaataaaaaaaaagaaagtaagaaagaaagaaaatgtaagtaaagtaaagtacaggCTGTAGCAGGAGCCCAGGACCTGACCTGAAGTCATTCTTCAGTCAGATTTAATATTCGCATATCTGTCATTATTCAGTTAGCACAAGCTAACAGTATGAGTTAATAAGACTCCCAATGCTTTAATCTCTTCTCACTTAGACgattataatgatttatttccAGGAACGGCTGAAAGTCTTTCAATATCGTGTTCAGTACTTTGCAGTCGGAGCCAGCGAGTGTCTCAGAGAATCACTTTAAACCTCTCCGTTCTATCTGTTTAAGCATCTCCACACTCTCGGACTGTTTCAATTAGAATTGATTTCACAATCCGTTTATTGGTTTTTAAAGCTCTTAAAGTTTTTCAGCACCTTCATACGTCTCAGAAAAGCGAGACACGCTGTGCTGTAAATCAGGTTTGAGGATAACCGAGCGCTTATTGAACATCCCGAGAGCATGAGAAAAGCAGAAGAGGCCTTTTAGCGATCTGCACCATAGATCTTCCTTGCAGATCTGCAGCAGATCTAAAGTAGAAAGCAGTAAACTCAGGACACCAAATCTGTCCTGGGCTAAGTGAATTTTTCACCAAACTATtccatttagttttatttctaaaGAGCTGCAACTTAATTCCTGCTCTCAAATTCATAAGACTTACCGGATGCAAGCTGTagttttggttatttttttaaattcagagatgcttttgattattttattgattgtaattaacattcattcattcatcttctaccacttatccgaacttctcgggtcacggggagcctgtgtctatctcaggcgtcatcgggcatcgaggcaggatacaccctggacggagtgccgacccatcacagggcaatccctcattcactcacacactcacacactatggacaattttccagagatgccaatcaacctatcatccatgtctttggaccgggggaggaaaccggagtacccggaggaaacccccgaggcacggggagaacatgcaaactccacacacacaaggcggaggcgggaatcgaacccccaaccctggaggcgtgagtcgaacgtgctaaccactaagtcaccgtgcacCCCCTGTAATtaacatgttaaataaattttttttaactcattgCAAGGTATTTGCTAAGAAGCaccacaaaataataatactatgaTGATCTAATAAGCTTCCAGCCTCAACAGCCTTTAGAGGAGATCGAAGAACCTGTTACTAGagagcttttcttttctttcctgtaCTGCCACCTAGCGGCCACAGCGTGTCTGTACTATAACAGGAGAAAGATAGGAAAAGAGATTcaatttcttaaataaaatctataaaatgatgatgatgatgatgatgatgattattattattattattattattatcaatagttaaaaataacaaaaattctACCTCATTACTGGCTCAGCAAACAAAAGCTCTTCTCTATAACTATTTTTCCATATTtcctgtaatatacacacatatatctaCAATATACGTATATTATTAGAGAAGCTATAATATTAATATGTCAATGCGTCGAcacattatcatttctatatGAACTAATTTGGTCTACAGAAATAGATGTAatctttattatgttttttgttttttgttttttcgttgatgttcatttaacatttatggaagggaaggagtctccagtgtcagggctTAGTAACAGTCGGAGGTGAAGCCGTGAGGTAAATCTTCAGAACAGGAGTTTAAACTTTCTGGATTCTTGTTATGTGACAAGAGGTTCGTTTAAATGAATTGTACAGGTTTAATGACATGCAGGAAAATCCTCAGGGAAAAGTTTGGGGTGGAGGGTGGGGGGTGGCCGATGACACGATGCTCTCTAACCCAGAAATGAATTGGTTGTCCATATAGTTTGaaggtgacgtgacatacgaataagtacagtgacccatacccagaatttgttctctgcacttaacccatccaaagtgcacatacacagcagtgaacacacacacaccgggaacacacacccggagcagtgggcagccatttatgttgtggcacccggggagcagttggtgccttgctcaagggcacctcagtcgtggccggcccgagactcgaacccacaacctttgggttacaaatcagacactctaaccattaggccacgaacTGCACCTCCTGTCCTGCCATATCTAAATAAATCTGACCCATCTTAGCTTCATGCGAATTGTCTTCACAGAAATACTaactgtgaaagtgtgtgagtgatggcAAGACCTCCAACATTACACTGTGAAGAAAACAGTcggcacatttaaaaaaaatttaagacaTGTTCACCTGTTGCctttttattaaagttattgAAATGATTCCAAACCTTATAAAGAGTAAAAGTTCAGATAATAATCCAGATGACTCGGGGCTTCCTGGTGAGCGGAGAgtgatttgcttttttttttgaacaataAATTCTATGCGATTCATGACTTTGTACGTGAATGAGTCGTTTGACTGATTTTTGTTGAAACTGAAAACTCTAGCGCATAGAGCTCATGTGAACCAGGTGATGTAACTCTTCTGTTATAACCGAGATAGAGATCTCAAAATATAATACATGCACAATACAAActataaaagatttaaataattctacagctggggggcacggtggcttagtggttagcacgttcgcctcacacctccagggttgggggttcgattcccgcctctgccttgtgtgtgtggagtttgcatgttctccccgtgcctcgggggtttcctccgggtactccggtttcctcccccggtccaaagacatgcatggtaggttgattggcatctctggaaaattgtccgtagtgtgtgtgtgtgtgtgtgtgtgagtgaatgagagtgtgtgtgtgccctgtgatggattggcactccgtccagggtgtatcctgcctcgatgcccgatgacacctgagataggcacaggctccccgtgacccgagaagttcggataagcggtagaaaatgaatgaacgaatgaatgaatgaatactacAGCTTTTTGTGACCCATCAGAAAAGGCTCAAATTAGAGAGACGTTTTTGTCTTCAAGGGCAGTTATGCAATAACAGCAGCAGAAGCAAATACTTGACcccaaacccaaagctcatactatattaaattatatttttgttgAAAACTGACTTGAAAAGCAAGTCTCTGGTTGTAAACTTTGCACTTTACTGACAATTCAGTAACTGAGAAAATCGATCGTTGTACTCAAACCAGAACCAGGAGATCCAAAGTTTAGTCCAATCTGAAGTCAGCTGTCTTAGTAGCTGCAAGGACCTTcataatgtttgtgttaaacagttCAGTAAACACATGTGCATCAGAACATCCACAGTCCCCATTCAAATCCCCTTCAATAAGTTTTATAGCCGTGGCAGACGGATCTATTACCTCGACTCCTTCAGCTACTATCCAGATGTTTAGGTAATAAGCTAAGGTCAAAGCCCATGATATTGTAAATCCAGTTTACATAAGTCTGTGTTCTCCTAAAGTTAAGCCCAAGTCCAAAACAGTGACAGGATTAGCCATGTCATCATGTACACTATAAAAGCTAATTTCTttcaagttaataagacaaataagacaaatcaataataataataagaagaagacaaaaaaatctgacaCTGAAACATTAAACCTTCTCCTAGAACAGATATCTTTTCCTGTCTTTAGGCtaaaataactacattttaATTAAGTTTAGATTGTGCGGAACTGCCGCGAGTAAGTCAGCAATAAAGTAATGCAATTCTGATGAAGTTCTTTTAAAATGGACAGGCCACGCTGCACCGTTACCAGAGAGATGAGTCGATTAAATCTGGATGCTAGTGGATGATATAAACCAGCCACAGTCGACCGCATGTATCCAGGTAACACGGCCCTGATGATGACCTGATGGGGTCATTGAGGAATTGGTCACTGTAGAAACACAGCAATGCAGCAGACGCCGGTTTGCAGTTTATTAACTCGAGTCACTTGATGTGACGGCACTCTTTGTTTGGGCAGCGATGACAGACCTATTAGCTGATGGAAAAATTACAAAGTCGATCAGTAATCCGGTCGAATTCTAGACTCCGAGTCATAAAACTTTTCCAAGCGAAAATGATTTCATTAGGAGGTGAAGGAGGCAGGAGTATAAATATCAGACCCACAAACCGAAGAGAAACTGAACAAGCAACAGAAatcaaaaacagcacaaaatcCTCACAAAGGTACTTAAAACAGACCAGGAAGATGTCGTCTTCACCTCTACGTCTCGCTCTGGCCCTCATGTGCCTGGTCTCGGCCGTCGGCGTCGTGTCATGCGGTCGGCCTCACGTGATATTGAGTTCAGCTCTGGAAGATGCTCGCAACATCCCGCTCGGAGAAGAGGTATGACTCAAGAACGTCTGTAAAATGCATCAGATAGTGATGTGGCAATTCTAGAGCAACATAGAGCAGGTTTCTGTGTGGAAAGAatcaaattgaatttaaaaaagctAATGACTTTGGCCAAGTGTTTAGCCGTGTATTTTTCAGACGTGCTTCAGTTTAATATTTAAGGTTAAGTGTAAAATAGTATAAGCTTTAAATCTGCTCTTATTTATTGTGTCAGTTTCAGTAACAGGACATCTCAAGCACTAACAATAATACTGACTGGACACAAAGTGGAATCAGAGGCTAAATGTAGCTGGCTAGCTTTATGCTAGTTTATATAGCGTTTGTtcttgaaaacaaataaacattttgctcAGAGAAATGTCAGGTTtttaaactacacaaacaaaacagctgAATGAGTAAATTAAAATCCGTCGCAAACTACATCTAGTTTTGTGACCAACGATAATCAATAAGAACATGCACAAAACCATGAAGCTGAAAACTCTAGCATTGTGACAGGATGGCGGCCATTTTGTAAAAACCTTTGTGCAACATTCTTAATAtgaagaatatatataatatattcggACATTAGTTTCACATTGAGTGctgattcatttttaaataaacacataaacaaacagggaaagTTTAAATGTTTCAGGAAGACGTTGGTCTTCACCTGTCGATTGAAGATGGTAAGTGaaatctaggggaagttcgttccaccacctcggtgccagaacagaaaagagtcttgatgttTATCTAcatcttaccctgagagattgTGCGACAAGTCGTgcagaagtgataccggtctgatGTTTAGTTCTtaatgtctgatggatccagagcaggttccTCAGGTTGAGAATAATacttgctctcttgaaggtagttggAACATAACCAGATGTTAGGGATTCATTGATGATTGTGGTgttgaagggcagaaggtctttaCTATACAGTATTTCAGTTTAGTTTTATGCCAGTTTTCTTACAGTGAAACTGTGGTGTTTAATTGTTTGTTCAGGTACCAGAGAGACTCACTCTCCCTGAGCTCCAGTGGATGCTCAGTAACAACGAGCTCACGCCCGTTCAGGTGGAAGAAGCCCCTCATAGCAGGATGGAGCTTGTGAGGAGAGACAACACGGCAACGACCAAACCAGTCAACTGTATGAACTACTTCTGGAAGTCCAGGACAGCATGCTGAGCTGATGTAGACCCAGGAGCCAGAGGCACCATTTAGACCGTTATTATGCTGCGAATCACTCACTGTTTCCCTTCCCATCAGCTTACACCTCTGACACAAGCAGACATGCTCATAGTCTGACTTCAAGCACACCAGAGCCTCTGTTAATTCTTCTCATTTTAGCAGCTGTAGAAATTGTAGAACATGTCTCAATATTGGGTGCCGGTTTTATCCTGCTCTGAAGCACAAActgcttaaaataaacaatacagcATCAACgaatagaagtgtgtgtgtgtgtgtttgcgtgtatcTGTGCTAAGGCTCGGTTTTGGAAGATTCGCATGAAGCTAAGATGTTTCGTGATCCGCCGTTATTCCCTGATCAAATCTACAAAAacattcaggaaaaaaatatacCATTATGTAAAACCTTAAGAACATTAGAACAGATAAAAATGCTAAACAGACACAATTTTAACTACATCTTaaggctagctagctaacaagcAACCACTTATCCATAGGGGCTAAAACTTATATTAGCTTAGCCTGTAGATAGCAATGACTATTGTTTTAAtgatttgaaagaaaaagaaagacatttatAACATAAAATACCAAACACAATCTTAACTAAATTCAAGGTACCGCTCGGCTAAGCTAGCTAACAAACAACCTCTTACAAGCTTCCAAAACTTATTAGCTTAGCCTCTAGTGAGCAATAAGGATTGTATTGTATTGGCGATGAGAAAACAGGGTTTAAATTATAACTGAGGTACAGTGTAAAGCTCAAAATGGTGACTGATGCggagataataataaaaaagatattaGTTTTGTTGGCAAAGATTCTAACAATAAACACCAGACTTAGCAAGATGGCTGCCACGTGGACAGACTTAACTGTAGCTAAACAGATTAGCATCTCTGTGAACCATGAAAAGTCTCCTTACATAAACAAGGCCAGTTTATGTtcacaagaggaataaaacatccaATTACATGGTCTTGATGCTCAGGTCTCGTCTAAAATCAGCCTTCAATTAGTTCTAAGGTTTTCTCtaattgtatttattgatgACTGTTCAGGATTCTGTTCCTGATTTACAAACGGGAAAGTAATCGGCTCGTGTGATAAAGTGTGAATATAACAAGACTAACATCCAACAAACGATTGTTTTAGATCATTTTTTccatatcatatatttaaaaataagacatttcactgctgattttatttagataaataCAATGATTGTGTATTTGCGACATGAGGATTCTGTACactgaataaaatacagtacatggatttttttaatctctttaaaaatacaaaaatatacagaaatgaatgattaaaatgagtaaaaaaaaaaaaggtcagaatACAACGCATGACAAAGACAATCcaattttttcctgttttattacatttttttttatcgccGCTCATCTTCTCATGAAGTTCTTCTCCAGAGAGGCAGAGGTCCTCTGAATGGAGTGGATGTTCCTCTTCACCCGATCCTCCACAGACGAGGTAGCTGCACTCTCCAGCTTCATGTTACTgcacagagagaagaaagaatgtATCACGCGTGACATCAGGACGTCACATCACGTCAGGTCACGTGTCGCAGCTCACACTTACTGTATGAATGTGGCCTGGTCGCTCTGCTTGGTCCTGCTATCTCGCTCCTTCTCCTGCTCGTCTTGTCGTTTGTACCTCTTCacattgctctctctctccttctctctctcattggcGAACTCGATCAtctctttcctccttttttccAGCTCTTCGGCCGAGAgacgcctgagagaggagatatTAACTCGTTAATCGGATGTTCCCGAACGTTCAGGGAAAACGATTGAGTGTTCTGCAAACCCAGGCCTTTGAtcactgtacatttttataatataggCAAGATTTATGATGTAGGACTACTGTTGAACATTTTATCATGTATGTGTATAATACAAGTGAGTATAAAACATCCAGAGTGCTGGTACATAAACCAGAGATATTGGTAGGTCTGAAAGTCACGTGAAAGGTTTTTGAAATCATATATTAACTCTAATAAGAAAAATTGGTCAGTGTtcgaaaataaaaacagtctaGAATTGTACAGAAGTATCCGATTTGAGACACAGTGCGAGTTTATCTTAGTGGAGGCAGATGGATGGGGAAATACAAAATGGGTCTTGGATATTTCTAATATTCCtttgtaaaatgaatgaatgaaacaaaagagaaaCGTTTCTTTTACGTTCCCATTTGTAAATCAGTGACTCTGGACTAAATGCAATAACCAATTTATCGCACATTTACCTGAATGGAGATTCTTTggaacatttatatataaaaagaaatttaaatagcaGCAGCATCgttagtgtgtgcatgtgtatgtgcgtgaTTTAAAGCGTACTTGCTGTAGTTGGTGCTCTGTGGTCTTTGATAGCGTTGTCTGGGCCTGCTTGGACTCTGCGCTTTAGGTTTGTGTTTCCTGTCTGGATCGTGAGGTGAACGattcctcttttcttctctggAACACAGTGGAGAGCGACTCCGGTCCCTCCTGTGGCTCGACTCCGACCATGCTCCTGCTGGTAACTACGAGAAAACAAAAACCTAATCAGCTGCTGACTAACCGCATGAGCTGAAAGGACGCGCGAGTGAACGAAGATACACACCTGCAGTCCGTAACCGGATttctgtgaatgtgaatgtgactTTGAGAATCCATTTTCCTCCTTTGACCTTATGGAACAAACAGAATTTGATGTCAATAAAACGGGATTCTCAGGATTTGCGGTGATATTAACTCTAATTAAAGCATCTATGAAATATTCTAGGCTGTCAAACTGTCCTTAAGCATGAAAAGAAATATGATcaacaggaaataaacaaaccaaaagtaATCACAAGTTCATCTCTACCTGTGCTTTCTGTCTCCCTCATCAGAGCTGGAACTCCTCCGCTTGTGTTTCTTGTCCTTCCTCCTTTCCTTATcgtctctcttttcctttttatccttcttccttttcttctttttgtctttttctatattttcacGTAACTacggaaagaaaaacaacagcgTGACGCTTTGTAATCGCAGAAATTTTGTACGCTTTGTAAAGACCTGAAGGACTTTTAGAGGACTCACCATTTTGCGGATCTCTTTCATTTTAACAGGATTTGTGAGAacgctcctttttttttcctcctctcgTTTACTAGAA
This window contains:
- the sst2 gene encoding somatostatin 2; this encodes MSSSPLRLALALMCLVSAVGVVSCGRPHVILSSALEDARNIPLGEEVPERLTLPELQWMLSNNELTPVQVEEAPHSRMELVRRDNTATTKPVNCMNYFWKSRTAC
- the cwc25 gene encoding pre-mRNA-splicing factor CWC25 homolog: MGGGDLNLKKSWHPQTLKNIERVWKAEQKHEAERKKIEELQKELKDERAREEITKYAQETGAVKKKDERLDWMYQGPGGQISRDEYLLGRPIDKQITEQYEEPESGPSAETGLLPGSIFNSTTSVSTLDMACKIREDPLFEIRKREEEKKRSVLTNPVKMKEIRKMLRENIEKDKKKKRKKDKKEKRDDKERRKDKKHKRRSSSSDEGDRKHRSKEENGFSKSHSHSQKSGYGLQLPAGAWSESSHRRDRSRSPLCSREEKRNRSPHDPDRKHKPKAQSPSRPRQRYQRPQSTNYSKRLSAEELEKRRKEMIEFANEREKERESNVKRYKRQDEQEKERDSRTKQSDQATFIHNMKLESAATSSVEDRVKRNIHSIQRTSASLEKNFMRR